In Cryptomeria japonica chromosome 1, Sugi_1.0, whole genome shotgun sequence, the sequence catggaaatggggacaaggcaacaacaaagttcaatgttaataagttagtttcaaccataaaaacaaaacaaagaactaaaaaccattccaaacatatcaaaagagatttcaaaaagcatgaaagaagtttaacaaaataaaagaaaggagaagagcctccctaagatgcttccatgatgccttttgatgcttctcccttgtttctcccctctccaagtcccaaatgagtgtagctctcagcttttagcactagtcatggatgccatatggagattcaagatggttgaatatgataaggaaatgctatgcaagtgtagatagtgatgctatgaaaaagctctatgctaataccagtataacaacaatactctaatgcttcctcctttgcttgaggagaagggttctatttatagaagaaatggggaaatgaagggttaagattgagcaatcttaacaagggttaggattgaaagatattcaatccatgtgagactttcaacccaatcccatgttgacaagtgtcactatgaggaggcttgagaggagagataaggagcattaaatgcttgaggggacatgatggttaccctagggggtgggttagggttaggttaatggatattccttttatccaagggataaattaatgtgcaagggttaaatgattaccttaattagtcaaagaaataaatgcccgaggagacacatgggttacatgagggttaagttaggggtcaaagtccttaaccatgggagcaagtggaattaaccattaatggtcatgtaagagccataagtggtttggaagactttagaggttaatttgttgaagacacaaagcattaattgcttttcaaagactttggagtctttgagaagtgactccaatttgtttaggaatgtgacaatatttaggggatggattaggttaattaggaagggtttagaagaatctagaaggggtttaggcatgcaagtggattttgtaggaaaatgcaagtgggaggaattttgatattttcaattaaaataaaatcatttatttcaattaaatggtgtaatttttatttgggtaaatattcaaataaatattaatttatttaaatgagaaaaaggaagataaagcattaaatgcttgaagactttaagggaaaccattaaaggtttgagaagactctagaaggaagccattaaatttgaagactttaagagaaaccattaaaggcttaagaagactctagaaggaagccattaagtttgaagactttaagggaaaccattaaaggtttgcgaagactctagaaggaagccattaagtttgaagactttaagggaaaccattaaaggtttcaagtgggtgaggataaataggattttaaataaataatttttttatttaaaatagttgtgcaacttgcatttgtaggaaaatgcaagtggatggaggataaaggtgatttaaataaatgatttatttaaaatagttgtgcaacttgcatttgtaggaaaatacaagtgggtggaggataaaggggattttaaataaatgatttatttaaaatagttgtgcaacttgcatttgtaagaaaatagaAGTGGGTGgatgataaaggtgatttaaataaatgttaatttatttaaatgtgagaggtgggatcttgggggatttaaataaatattaatctatttaaatgtgagagaagatttaattaaacaaatatgatttatttatttaattaatggtatgaatttggttaagtgaattaaatcaaataaattgaataatttatttaattaataggagaagagggttaagatgaattaattaaatatattaatttaattaattattaattgatggttaaataattaaaataaatattaaatattcatttaattaagtggatagatttatgtgactacagcagCTACATTGGATCTTGAGCTTTAGCAACTCGATATTaaaacaacatttcttcatggggatATTGAGGAGGAATTATATGTGGAGCAACCGTACGGCTTTATTAAAAATGGTGAAGAACACTTATGTTGCAGGTTGAAATGAAGTTTATATGGGCTCAAGCAAGCCCTGCGACAATGGTAtctaaattttgatagttttatgaCTCAACAAAATTTTATTCGCTGTGAATCAGATCTGTGTGTTTACTACAAGCAGCTTCCACCTGGTGAGTTTATCATTCTTTTGCTTTACGTTGATGATATGCTGGTTGCTAGAACTAGTGTCCAGATTGTCAGTGGATTAAAGAGGCATTTGTCTCTTCattttgccatgaaagatttaggggcagcgaagaggattcttgggatggatatAATCTGAAATAGAGAGAAACAGGAAATTAGATTGTCTCAAgagaaatatattttaaaattttttgacaGATTTAATATGTCAAATGCTAAGTCGGTTTCTACTCCATTGGCTGACCATTTCCGGTTGTCTTCTAAGATGTGTACTTCATCTCTAGAAGAAGAGAATGACATGGATAATGTTTCGTATTCATCTGCAGTAGGTAGCcttatgtatgcaatggtttgcactcatttggatattgctcatgcagtgggagttgtgagcagattTCTGAGTAATCTGGGAAAAACTCATTAGCAAGCAATGCAATGGATTCTTCGGTACTTGAAAGGTACTTCTGATTATGTTTTACGGTTAAATGGTGAGAATACAAAACTTTATGGTTATGTTGATTCTGATATGGCTGGTGATTAAGATGAGAGGCACTCTACTACTGGTTATTTATTTACTTTTGTTGGGGCAATGATCAGCTGGGCCTCTCGTAAGCAACCCATAGTTGGTCTTTCCTCTATTGAGGCTGAATATGCGGCTCTCACTGAGGGCACCAGGGAAATGATATGGCTACAGCGATTGTTTGGAGAGCTGGGGTATATGTAGTCTAATTCTACTTTGTTTTGTGATAGTAGCAGTGCCATTCATTTGGCTAAAAATTCAGCTTTTCACAGTCGCACCAAGCACATCGAGATTCGGTATCACTTCATTCGTCATTGTCTTGAGGAAGGCAAGCTACATTTGGCAAAAATTGATACTAAAGCCAATTCGGCTGATATGATAACAACGGTTGTATCTTGGGAGAAGTTCAAATTCTATAGAGCTTCTCTCGGTATTTTGACGGCATAGCCATAAGGATCCAAGCGGGGGATATCTCTGTGCAATTCTGATCACAGCTATGATtggacttcaagtgggagattgtaaTGGCTCTGCATTGTAACATTGCATGTCAGTGAAGCCCAATCATTCGAGCCTACATGTAATTGAAGAATATGATTCCAAAACCATTGCTTATCCCAGCTGGTGTGATGGTTAATAGAGATATAGCTGAGTGTTGCTGTGTATTACATGGATGTAATTTTAATAAAAGAGTTGCCCCCTACTTGAAGAGTGGATGTAGTCCAGAATGGATGAACCACTATAATTTTCTTGTCTCTTTCTATGCATGTTGTCtagtttttatttcattttatttttctgtTGTGTTTTTTATAACTCAATAATTGTTTCCTTGCTCATCTATCAGATGCATAACTTGTAACCTCTATCTGCAATATTCTTTATCATTGGCAGACATATATTTTCCAAGGATAGTGTTTGACTATTAATACACCTTCATTACACTTTCATTATAGGCTCACATTTCATTATAGGTAGAGGACACTAGCTAAGAATATGACTTTGCACTTGCAAATTTCATTTGTCTGAGACATATCGATTTCTATAAATATTGTCAAAACTATTCACATGCTTTCCTTGTGTTACCATAGCATACTTTTATGGGTAGCagaatttgtttatttttatttataggGAAATTATGGGTAGCTAAAACATATTTCCATGGAGGACAGTCCCAATTGGTTAAAAAATCTGAAGTACTCAGTGCATGATGGCTAACTGAAAAGAAGAGGATCTCCTCTGACTGCAACCACAAAGACCATATGTACAAAGAAGAGTTTGCGTTGCCAATACATTGTGGTGATGAATGTGAATATCCAAATGATAGATATGTTATTCAAGATTTTAACAGGAGTTATCATAAAGTAGAAACTAGAAGACCATTCATAGCACCTGAATCTCATAGACGTAGAAGAGGTGGATCAAGGAATACATCAAAGAGGAGGATCTGTTGTCACGACAACCACAGAGAGGATACCTATAAAATATTTGAATAATGTATTGATTGTATTGTTTAAGCTGTGAATAGTGCCATGCACATGTAATAATGTCAATGGTAATCAAACAATCAATTATGCTTAAGAGAACAATAATGTTACAAGAAAATGGCATTATAAATATCTAAATAGTTGAAGTGGTGTGAAATTAACGCTTAGATATTTCGGCCCCATTACTCTTTAACCAGTCGAATTCAAAATAAGTAAATAAAGATGCAAGGATTGATATGGAATTCTTGTGgacaaacaaatagaaaatttcATATATCTTTATGGTAatgtataaaataattttttaatatatatttgtgTAGACATTATTATTATAGAaagattaaaaagaaaagaaataatctACTTTCCAATttataaaaagattaaaaaaatggaaagaatcttaattttcaatttggaaagaCAAATTTAATTTGGGAACTTAGAAATGATTTgcattaaaaagaaaaatataatatctaatttttttagaaagattctatttatatctaaatttttattttaaatttatcattcaaagatttaaataaatagaatgtATTTTCATTTTACAATtcaattgatttgcatgcaaaaaaaaggaatagtataataaaaataaaatatattcctATTTTTCTTCAAGTGATTTGCATAAAAAAAGAACAATAGAATAAAAATGTTAGATTAAATTCTATTTTTTCTCAATTACACAATTAAAAAGATACTCTATTCACTTAGTTTCTATTAATGCATTCACAATATAACTTTATTAATCCTTTTTACACATATAAATCAAAAGGGAATTTTAAAAGCATGTGCATTCATGAATAGAATTTTGCATAGATTGTTATTATAGAAAGATTAAAAAGAAAGTAaataatctaattttcaatttagaaaaagattaaaaaaaatgaaagaatcttaattttcaatttggaaagataaatttctatgtttctaaatttttatcataaaattataatttttctaaattcaaacttacatatacaaaaacttaaaaaatactatataatatttaagatataaaaatatttattattaaaagtttctaatttatcatatagatgtgatttttctattttagtttagttataaaaatattcaaaaataacaCATGATGATTAATTTAACAAGGTCAAAAATAACTTTTATGTtaatcataaaaaatttaaaaggttgAAAGAAAAtagttttaattaaaaaaaagtaagctattttaaaatgcctTGATTTTATTAGAACAAAGTTTAAAGTTATACAGTTTATAGAAGTATTGAAAAATTGTACATAATAATGaagataataagttttatgaattcacaatcctacaatattaaccctaattgtaGCTTAATCTTAACCTTAAACTTAATATTACTTTAATTTAACCGTAAGCCTAAATTAATTGAATCATAATCGTAAttctaactctaattgaaatctaatactaatcataactatgatcaaccacttatcataatcaaaccctaaccttgacaatatccttAATCTAGAcccaattgaaccctaaccataacctaaccctaaactttgCTGCAAACCTATAATTAAGCCCTAATTACAAGTTAAACTCTAATCTAACAATAATTGAACCATAGCCCTAgatttaattctaaccctaattgaactctagccctaaacttaaccctaacccaaattgaacctTAATCATAATTGAACATTAATCCTTATTAAATCCTAACCGTAATCTACCCCATACCTTGATCCTAACTAagcccttaccataatcaaaccttaagcataattgaaacctaactatAATCAATTATAACCTTGACCATTAACCCTCAACATAACTCTTACTTAACCATAacccaaaaccctaaccctaataataacccttagtcctaaccctaatacctaatcctaaccatataaCTCAAAATGTACCTCCAACCATAACCCTATTCCTAATCTTAACCATGATGTAGACCATATCCCTAACTGTAATCCTAAcactaatcctaaaccctaacactaaccctaaccctaaactaaacataaccattatttaaattctaatcctaatcctaaccctaatcctagccATTATTTAAACCCTTATGTCATTtaaaactaaaccctaaccctaatgtaacCATAGTTCTAACCCTAAatatgatgtaaacccaaaccataatcctaaacctaacactaacccctaacccaaaccctaaacatgaagtaaacccaaataataatcctaatccttacactaacccctaacccaaaccataaccctaaaccataacttaaccctaaacttaaatataaccccaATTGAATTCCAACCATTACCTAATCGTAAGCATAACTCTAACTACAAAATTAAACCCTACTTACAACTTCAACCTTAATATAACCCTAATTAAATCCTaacctaatccaaaccctaactctaattgaactctaatcctaattgaattctagaCCAAACCCTGACCTTAATTaaactttaataataatttaattgtaaccctaatgtaattgaatcataaagctaatactaaccctaattgaactcttatgtatgaaccctaattataattaaaaccttaccataatcaaaccctaaccttgacaatatccccaatctagacctaattgaaccctaaaccataaccCAATCCTAAACTTTAGccttaatctaaccataattgaatcctaaccataacctagccataaatttaaatataaccctACAATTAATCCCTAACTAACTTTAACTCTAATCTAATCataactaaatcctagcctaaacTTAATCATatccctaattaaactctaatcgtaattgaactctaatcttaatctaacccttaccataatcaaaccctaatcatatTTGAACACTAACTTtcattaactataaccttaacccttaattTTAATCACTCTAattgaatgctaaccctaacctaaccctaaagttaactCTAACCATAGAAATAAACCCTACCTActacttcaaccttaatctaaccctaatatgaaccctaacccttattgaatTCTTATCCTAATTTAATACTAACCCTCATCCTCACCATGCCTTATCCTAACCAAAATTggaccctaattgaaccctaaacttaattctaaccctaaaattAAAAGTTACCATAGTTGAACCcaaatcctaattgaattctagcccaaacccttaccctaatttaaccctaagccTAAATTAATTGGATCAtaatcataattctaaccctaattaaaatctaATTATATTAATCATTACTATGATCAACCACATATCATATTCAAACCCTatccttgacaatatccctaatcttgacctaattgaaccctaaccataaaataACCCTAACCTTAGTTAGAACCTTATAATTAAGCCCTAATTACAAGTTAAACTGTAATCTAATGTAATAATTGAATTGTATCCCTAgatttaactctaaccctaatttaactctagtcctacttaaccctaaccctaattgaatttcaATCATAATTAGACCCTAATCCTTATTCAATCCTAAACCTAATCTAACCCAAACCTTGATCCTAATCAAGCCCTTAGCATAATCAAACTCTaagcataattgaaccctaactctaattaactataaccttgactcttaaccctaaacctaactcttacttaaccataaccctaataataatccttagtcctaaccctaatacctaaccctaaccctaatcataactcaAAAATTATctctaaccctaattctaatttcCTAACCTTAACAATGACATCGACTGTATCCCTAACTGTTTAATCCTAACGCTAACCCtacaccctaactctaaccctaaccctaacgtaAACATAACCATTATTTAAACCCTAATAACCCTTATGTCATAAAActaaaccctaacctaaccataatcctaaccctaaacttgTTCGTAACCCAGACCCTAAACATaatgtaaacccaaaccataatcctaatccttacACTAATgcctaacccaaaccataacccttTAAACCATAActtaaccctaaacttaaatataaccctgGAATTGAATTCTAACCATTACCTAACCCTAAGCATAACTCTAActatagaattaaaccctacctaaaacttcaaccttaatctaaccctaattaaaccctaacctaattcaaaccctaacacttattgaatccctaatcctaagagaattctagcccaaaccctaaccctaattaaaatttaatcctaatttaattgtAACTCTAATGCAATTGAATCATAAAGCTAAttgtaaccctaattgaactcttataaAAACCTAAActataattaaaaccttaccacaatgaaaccctaaccttgacaatatccctaatctagacctaattgaaccctaatccataacctaatcctaaacttcaaccttaatctaaccataattaaaacctaaccataaatttaaatataaccctacaattaagccctaactataacttcaaccctaatctaaccataactaaatcctagcctaaacttaatgctaaacctaattaaactctaatcgtAAGTGAACTCTAATGTTAATATAGCCCTTACCaatatcaaaccctaatcatatttgaaccctaactctatttaactataaccttaaccctaacctagaTTGAAATTTAATCCTAATCTACTCCTAACCTTAATCtatcccaaaccctaatcctaattgaacttttaTACTAATTTAACCCCAACCTTAATATAATTGAACTATAACCCTAATTCtagccctaactttgatgtaaaccctaaacgtaTTTATAACCCcaaccataaacttaaccttaacactaaaccctaacccaaacaaatagaaaataataataataattgcaacaataatattacatattattgcaacaaacattaataacataatattctatagttctattttgaatttttaattgtTTCCCTTGTTGCGCTGCAACTGCTACTAGCTTAAATATATTTGAtttaaatcaaatatatatataatacactgAGAGATATGCATCTGAAGCGCCTCGAGaaagatatctctcggcgtatttttatatatttgattatgtAAGCTAGTATACGTTTAGTTCCACAGCATCGCCATCAAATCAAACGAGCAGCTGGCGGAGCTGGCAATTGGGTTGGAGAAAAGCCAGCACCCCTTTCTGTGGGTTCTGAGAATGGATATTGCGGGAGGCGTGCCTGCAACTCTGCCGGAGGGTTTTGAAGAGAGGACAAAAGATCGGGGACTTATTGTGAAATGGGCGCCTCAGGTGAAGGTTTTGTCTCACCCTTCCGTAAGAGGGTTTCTCACCCACTGCGGGTGGAACTCGTGTTTGGAAAGCATGAGCATGGGAATTTCAATGCTTGGATGGCCCTATTTCTGTGATCAGTTTCTCGATTGCCGCTTCTGCATGGATGTGTGGAAGATTGGCATTGATTTGGAGGGCGTGGACGTTGATGAAAATATGGTGGTTACGAGGGAGGAGATAGAGAAAGGCGTGAGGAGACTGATGGAGGGTCCAAAAGCGCAGGAGCTTAGAACAACGGGAATGGAGTTGAAGGAGGCTGCATTTAAAGCGATTGCGCAGGGAGGTTCTTCTTTTACCAATTTGAACAGGTTTATTCATGATATGGCACAACTTTCCAAATCGGCTTATCTCGGATTTTCTTCCATAGTCTTTATTTAACTTACCGTAAATAAATTTAAGTTTATAAAACGCCTCCCTCTCGTGCTTGGCACCTCGTTATTCATCTCTCATGTCAACTATTAAATAATCTGTAATGGCGTGTTATCAATTTGAGATTTTAGATATGCTTCCTACACTGCTAGTATTAAGCTAACTGCATGACATCTTGTCTGCCGTAGATTTTGTTGGTATTCACTAAAGTGTTCAAATTAAGCTGATAGTGGAAGGTGTAGATTCATTTCAGAAAGCTTGGAGTGCATTCAGGGAGCTTAGACTCTGTGATTAACCTTTCAGGTGATATCCACTAAACAGTGACACCTAGAGTGCATGAGAAATGTTTACTTAGCTTAAAAACAGAAGACATCAAAACATACTAGAAACCACTAGACAATCAGAACAAGCCTAGagacaaaactaaaaaacaaaaagCAACCAGCCATCTACCAAAGACACAAAGCATTATCCTCTTGCCATTCATTGCACATACCTTTAACTTTTTCAGAAAAGGAAATCTTTTTGTTCAAATCTTTTGCAGTGGCCATAGTGCTAGACTTCGGGGTAGCCTTGACCATAGAGGTAGGTGGAATCCATCTTTGTAGAAAGAGGCTTCATGTGTCTCTTCCATTTCATCCTGTATAGCATGGAAGGGGGTCAAATTCTTTAATGCCATCTCTTGGCTCAGTGTAGACATTTCTTCGACTCTTTTTTTAGGACCTCCTGATTCTCCTTCAACTCAGCCACTGTATTTCTCTTGACCCTCTAAGACATTGTTTCATTAAGGTCATTTAACATCACCTCAACCTTATCTGATTTATCTAATTTTTTTACCATATCACTAGCAACCTCTTAAACCATTTCATCCTTGTCCTCCATTGACCATTTTTTGGCCCTAGCCTTTGCCTCTGCCACCACTTGAACCCTATTTATCTTTCTTATAGCCACATCAAATTGAGAGATGAGCCATTTAATGATCACATCCAGCCTTGCAATATCTTTTTCTGGGTTAAACACTTTTGCATCCAGAGTAGTGGAGCAACAATTGGGGGTAGAAATGCCCTAGCTTGGTGAGGAGGCACCAAACAGGGGGGGGGTCGCAAAGGGGAAACCTCCTTGTCGCAAAGGGGAAACCTCCTCGCAAGTAGCAGGAGAAAAAGCAAACTCCAGGGCTGAAACCTCCTCCTCATCTTAGTCTAGTAGCTTAACTTCCTTAGTGGGTGGGGCTTGGGATTTTAGACAAAGAGGCAACGTTGGGGTCCAGTTTCAAATAGGGACACTAGACAACTCTACCACTAAGTTTGAATCCAACAAGGAGCTAGGGGAAAACTATGGAGTCCCATTGGATGGGGTTAAAGCCAGGTAAAATTTGTAAAGCCTTAGGATTAATCCTTGGTATAAGGGGAGATAATTTTTGGATTTCGCCCTAGCAATCGATTGTGATAAAAAAAACACATCCAGAAGGGAAAATTCATTTTAATTTCGTACCTTAGATGATTCAGCATGGGGAAGAGTTTGGTATGTAATTTGTTAAACCTTCTATCCAAAGTGAAGTATTTCCTGAGCAATAGGCACTACTACATAAGAAGGCAGTTTAAGACAATTGTTTAAGACAAAAATAATATTTTGTCTTAAATATTTAAACTATTATTTTAATTATcttgaattaaaatttaaaaaaaattaattgtctTAAATTaaaaactaagacaaaaaaaacACATGCATTATTAAATATTAGGCGGCAAGGGGCAGAGGAATTGTGGGAAGTAAACAGGACTCTCTCTATTGAAAAACACTACTCCCTACATGGTCCTTGGCTTCGATCTTCATGATCTAGGTGACGGCTTATCCATCCATTGGCTCAAAAGAAAGGGATATCAATGTACTGTGCAAGCACATCTAGAGCTCGTCCCTGTTCTTTAATATTTATGTGAAAGGAATACCTGGTCAAGAGCCCCTGGGGTGAGGCCCTTAAAATAGGGTTGTGTCTATTCTAGCTTCAAAATGA encodes:
- the LOC131071998 gene encoding UDP-glycosyltransferase 85A8-like, with the translated sequence MGSDTVTAANGDFIVAAANDLCVYYKQLPPGEFIILLLYVDDMLVARTSVQIVSGLKRFNMSNAKSVSTPLADHFRLSSKMCTSSLEEENDMDNVSYSSAVGSLIWASRKQPIVGLSSIEAEYAALTEGTREMIWLQRLFGELGIAIKSNEQLAELAIGLEKSQHPFLWVLRMDIAGGVPATLPEGFEERTKDRGLIVKWAPQVKVLSHPSVRGFLTHCGWNSCLESMSMGISMLGWPYFCDQFLDCRFCMDVWKIGIDLEGVDVDENMVVTREEIEKGVRRLMEGPKAQELRTTGMELKEAAFKAIAQGGSSFTNLNRFIHDMAQLSKSAYLGFSSIVFI